A region of the Ornithinimicrobium ciconiae genome:
AGTCATGCCTGTCGTAGAACTCGGTCTTCAGCGTCGACCAGAAGCTCTCGATCTGGGCGTTGTCCCAGCACACCCCGGTCCTTCCCACGGACAGGCGCACGCTCAGGTCCACAGCGGCCTCGGCGAGCTGAGCCGAGGTGTACTGACAGCCCCGATCCGCATGGAAGATCGTGCCGGTGGTGTCCCCGTCCCGGAACGTCACCGCGCGGCGTAGCGCGGTCTCCACGACGTCGGTGTGCAGGCTGTCAGCAAAGGCGTACCCGAGCACCCGGCGGGAGCACCCGTCCCGGACCGCGCACAGGTAGAGCCAGCCTTCTCCGGTGGCCAGGTAGGTGATGTCGGAGGTCCACACGGCATTCAACTCACCGCGGTCGAACCGGCGCTCGACCAGGTCCGGGATCGAGTGCGTGGCGGCATCCGGCAGGGTCGTCACCGGACGCCAAGGCCGCGGGCTGATCCCACGGATCTCGTTGGCGCGCATGAGCTTAGCGACCGTCTTGCGGGAGATGACCTCACCAGCCTCGCGCAAGTCGGCCAGGATCCGTGGAGCACCGTTGACCCCGTCGGACGCGTCGTGGGCAACCTTGATCTTGACCGTCAGGTCGGCCCGCCGCGCGGCGCGTGGCTCCGGCTCGGCACCTTGCCGGGCGGCCCAGGCGTAGTAGCCCGAGCGCGACACCTCCAGCAGGTCGACCATCCTCGTCACGTCGTAGGTGGCCTTCTCCGCCTCGATCACCTCGAACGCCCGCTCGGGCTCGAGTTCTCCGTGGCGAAGAAGGCCGCCGCTTTTTTCAGGAACTCCCGGTCCATCCGCAGCTCGGCCACCTCGCGGCGCAACCGCTCCAACTCGGCCCGCTCGTTGATATCGATCGCGTCGGGCGGGTCGTCCATCCGGGACCGCTCGATCGCCACCCACCGTCCCAGCAACTGCTGCCCGACACCGATCTCACCAGCGACCTCGACGATCGTGCGTCCGGTGTCGATCACCAGGTGAGCGGCATCCTGCCGGTACTTCGGGGTGTAACTCTTCCTCTTGGCACCCATGAGGGCATCCTCTCCTGCCAGGCCAAAACCTGGCGGTCAGGATGTCCACCCAACGGGGTCAACCTCACCGCGCATGTGCGGATGAGTGCTGTACGCCCGTCGGAACGGGGAGTAACCCAGGGCTAGGACTCCTCCGCAATAGAGTACGTACATGCCGATCCAGGTTTCATGCCGCCAGATCTTCCTCGCCTCGCCGGGCGGCCTCGGCCCGGAGCGGAGCCGTTGCCGAGATGTGTTCCGCCAGCACAACGAGTCGCGGGCTGTCGCTGAACGCCTGTTCTTCTACGTTCATGCGTGGGAGGACGTGCCGGGGGGCGTGGGACGGCCGCAGGACCTCATCAACCCCAACCTCGATGAGTGCGACTACCTCTTGATGCTGCTGTACGACAAGTGGGGCTCACCTCCTAACAATGACGACACATTCTCATCCGGAACTGAGGAAGAGTTTTTCCGCGCGCTCAACCTACTCGCAGACGGCGACCGCCCGATGCGCGACGTCTTGGTGCTTTTCAAGACAGTCGATCCTGAGCGGATTCCCGATGCCGGGCCCCAACTCAAGGCTGTCCTCGACTTCCGAGCCCGCCTTGAGGCGTCGAAGAGTCTGATGTACGAAACTTTCGACTCGGATGAAAGCCTACGCAGAATCGTAGAGCGCAAGATGCGCGCGTGGCTCGATGACGATGGAGCCAAGGTTCCTCGCAAAGTCGAGATTCCTCAGGCGAGTGTTGATACGGCGGGAGCCAGGACACGTGAACACGCGGACCTGCTCGAGTCGGCGAGAACGCTTGCAGCAGACGGCCTGCGTGTACAAGCCGAAGCGGCGTTTGCCGGCGCAACTGAGACCGGGGAGCCTGAGAGTTTGCTTGAGTTCGGTCAGTTCATGCGTCGTACCGGTCGACTCGAACAAGCCATGGCCCTTAACCGCCGGGTAGTCCAAGATCCTCAACTTCTGGTAAATCGAGGGTCAAGGGCAGTAGGCCTGCGTGTCCGTGCCATGTCTAATATCGGCGTGATCCAGCGCCAACTCGGTAAGCTGTCGGAATCGGTCGCCACCTTGCAGGAGGCGGTTGATACCGCAGAGCAGTCACGCGATCCGGTCCCCTCGGAGAAGTGCTACGCCCTCGACAACTACGGAATTTCGCTGATGCGTGCTGGTGCTTCAGACGGTGCTCTCGAGCAGTTCGAGCAGGTCGCGAGGATTCGCGCCGAGTTCGGAAGTGTTGACGATAGAGCGCAGTCGGAGATCAACATTGGCAGGTATCATCTGGGCCGAGGAGAATTCGAGGAGGCGCTCGCACGCTTCTGCGGAGCCCTTCGACTCTTAAGTCCAGCTGACGGAGACCCGCACCTTCCCGCCAACGCGTATGCAGGCCAGGCGGAGGCCCTGATCCGACTCGCCCGAGACGAGGAGGCTGACGGCGCCCTAGAGGCGGCGCGGCAGGCGAACGAACGCCTGCATAATAAGAAGGGCATGAGTATCGTGCACGGGCTCTGGGCGCGGTCTCTACTCCAGCGGGAGCGACCAGAGGACGCGCGTCCTCACATCGATGCCGCGGCGACCCTTGTCGACGAGACTGGCGACGCCGTGGGACGGGTGGTGGTCACTTGGCTAGAGGCAGAGAGCGCTCGCCAACAAGGTGACTTGCCGTCCGCGCGTGTTCTGGCGAACGATGTTGCATCCCTTCTTGAGGAAGTAGCGGAACCTTGGCTCCAGCGTGACCTAGACGACCTCTTGGGGGCCCTTCAGCCCGTCTGAATCCAATCTCTGCTGGGCCATTGGAAGCATGTGAGCCGTCCGTCCGGCAGCGTGCCACACCCCGTATCAATGAGGGCAAAGTCCTTGGCGATGTATGGCCGGTTGCCAAGGATCGGGCGGTGGCCGAACACGCCGAACTGCCCGATCTTAAGCGGTGGCGCGTCGGCTTGGTCATGGAAGGCAACACATTCGTCGGTGACGAACGAGCTTTCAAGGCACCGCAGAAACTTGACGTGAGGGGGCGGGACTCGCTCGCGCAGGTCGAGCCGAGTTCCGTTGGCGCCGAAGTAGGGATAGCTGCTCAGGGTTGCGGCGCCCCCCATCCGAAGGAACGCATCTTCACGGCCGTGGTCGAGCGCGCCCAGAAACGCTAGGTCGTGATGACCGGCCAGGAAGTGAATTCGACCTGCGAGCCTGGTCTCCGCCTGGAGGAGGAAATCGAGAACCTCCCGGGATTGCTCGCCTCGATTCACGTAGTCACCAAGCAGAACAATGGACTCCGCGACGTGCTGGGCGTGCTCGACCGCCGCGATCAGCGGACGCAAGGCGCCGTGAACATCCCCGATGAACGCGTACCGGTCCATCATAGGGTGACTCTGGGTAGCTCGTCGTACGGCAACTCGTCCGTGCCCTCAGAAAGGGCGAGGGTGGCGAAGTTCGAGAGGTCGCGGTTCGTCCTCCACGTCCGTTCGATCAGACCATGTAAGTCCCCATGAGGGTTGGGTTGAAGCGGTCCAATCACCGCTTCGAGTCGCCTTTTCAGATCGTCCAGCACTTCTTCGCTGGCCGACGGACGGACGGTGACGTGCGAGGAGAGGATGGCCACCAGTTGGGGATCCCGCTTGCGGGCCGCAATTTCCCGTACGGAGAAGCACGGATCCCCTTGGTCGAGGGCTTCCGCGTACAGCGCCGAGCGAAGCAAGTAACGAGCCACTTTGGTGAGCCCTTCGATATATCTCTCGCGGTCCTGGCTAGAGATGTCGAGGACGGACGTAAGGGAGCGAACACGACCGATTACTTGGCCCTCCCCCGGGGCCCTGACGAACTCCAGAGCAGCCGCCAGTTGACCGCCGATGTCGTACAGAACCCGCCCATCCCGCACTAGGTGGTAGCCGAACAATGTCCCCGAAAGTTGTTTTACCTCTGATAGGCCAAGCTGGGTTACATTGACGCGGCCACTATGGGCGGTTTCGACGCCCGCGAAGTTGAGAACCATAACGTCGAGGTCCGAGTCGGCGTCTGCGTCCCCCCGGCTCCAGCTTCCGTACAACAGAAGACCGTCGAAACTTCCATTCAGCAGGCCGCGGAGTTCTTGGCTTAAGGGTCGAGGTACTCCGCGCGCAGTCAAGCCGCGCTCGATTGACTCCCACGCGGAATCGCCGCAGATGGGCGAACGAGCGACTCGTGGCACCCAGGCATTGTTACAGTCTCGTCCACGAGTTCTGCAACAGGGTCTTTTCAGGCCGGCGTGATGCTGCTTGGTGAGGTGAGGGCCTGCGAACCGGCCGTTGCGACTCCGCCACGCGGACGACCCCGTCCGGCACGCCGTGGCGGGTGGGGCTCTGCGCCCAGGCGCCGGCCTGTGCCACGTCCTGGATGCGATGCAACTGGCATCCACCTGACGCTGAACGCCGCGTGGCG
Encoded here:
- a CDS encoding IS3 family transposase (programmed frameshift), translated to MGAKRKSYTPKYRQDAAHLVIDTGRTIVEVAGEIGVGQQLLGRWVAIERSRMDDPPDAIDINERAELERLRREVAELRMDREFLKKSGGLLRHGELEPERAFEVIEAEKATYDVTRMVDLLEVSRSGYYAWAARQGAEPEPRAARRADLTVKIKVAHDASDGVNGAPRILADLREAGEVISRKTVAKLMRANEIRGISPRPWRPVTTLPDAATHSIPDLVERRFDRGELNAVWTSDITYLATGEGWLYLCAVRDGCSRRVLGYAFADSLHTDVVETALRRAVTFRDGDTTGTIFHADRGCQYTSAQLAEAAVDLSVRLSVGRTGVCWDNAQIESFWSTLKTEFYDRHDFATHAEAITAVSTWIETVYNRRRRHSALGQISPVAFEHRLSTAVDQAA
- a CDS encoding DUF4062 domain-containing protein: MPIQVSCRQIFLASPGGLGPERSRCRDVFRQHNESRAVAERLFFYVHAWEDVPGGVGRPQDLINPNLDECDYLLMLLYDKWGSPPNNDDTFSSGTEEEFFRALNLLADGDRPMRDVLVLFKTVDPERIPDAGPQLKAVLDFRARLEASKSLMYETFDSDESLRRIVERKMRAWLDDDGAKVPRKVEIPQASVDTAGARTREHADLLESARTLAADGLRVQAEAAFAGATETGEPESLLEFGQFMRRTGRLEQAMALNRRVVQDPQLLVNRGSRAVGLRVRAMSNIGVIQRQLGKLSESVATLQEAVDTAEQSRDPVPSEKCYALDNYGISLMRAGASDGALEQFEQVARIRAEFGSVDDRAQSEINIGRYHLGRGEFEEALARFCGALRLLSPADGDPHLPANAYAGQAEALIRLARDEEADGALEAARQANERLHNKKGMSIVHGLWARSLLQRERPEDARPHIDAAATLVDETGDAVGRVVVTWLEAESARQQGDLPSARVLANDVASLLEEVAEPWLQRDLDDLLGALQPV
- a CDS encoding metallophosphoesterase, translating into MMDRYAFIGDVHGALRPLIAAVEHAQHVAESIVLLGDYVNRGEQSREVLDFLLQAETRLAGRIHFLAGHHDLAFLGALDHGREDAFLRMGGAATLSSYPYFGANGTRLDLRERVPPPHVKFLRCLESSFVTDECVAFHDQADAPPLKIGQFGVFGHRPILGNRPYIAKDFALIDTGCGTLPDGRLTCFQWPSRDWIQTG
- a CDS encoding nucleotidyltransferase family protein, whose amino-acid sequence is MYGSWSRGDADADSDLDVMVLNFAGVETAHSGRVNVTQLGLSEVKQLSGTLFGYHLVRDGRVLYDIGGQLAAALEFVRAPGEGQVIGRVRSLTSVLDISSQDRERYIEGLTKVARYLLRSALYAEALDQGDPCFSVREIAARKRDPQLVAILSSHVTVRPSASEEVLDDLKRRLEAVIGPLQPNPHGDLHGLIERTWRTNRDLSNFATLALSEGTDELPYDELPRVTL